A window of Flavobacterium psychrophilum genomic DNA:
AAACAGTGCTGTCTTTATGTGTTTGGTAAACAGTATACAATCCCAACACTGTTATATCTCCTAAACCATTAATTGTTTGCTTTCCTGTAGATAACTTCCTGTTATGGAAATGGTACGGAACCAGCGCAGATACCTGAAAATTTTTAAAAACAGGGATTCTTGCCCATAGCTGAATGGTATTAAAATTTTCATCTATCCAGGGCGAATTATTAAATATGCCATCCCTGCTGGTATAGCTCTGATTGAAATAACGTAAGCCAACAAAGTTCTTGTTCAGCATAGAGCTAAAACCCATACCTCCTCCGCTTGCAGAACAGCCACAAGCATCGCAATCGTCGAGGTATTTCATAAAATTAGGTGGCGGTGTAGCTGCAAACCCAAACTGAAAGGCCAGCAGTACCAGCACTATATATTTTTTCATGTTATGTTTTGTAATAGAATAAGGGGTTTTTGATGAAGTCCTCATCAGTAAGCGTTTTTATAAAAGCGATAATAGCCGTTTTTTCGTCTGCCGAAAGTGCAATACCTAAAACTGCGTTTTGATGCAGCAAAGTATCTAACGTTTCAGAGTCTTTTACTCCTGATGCATAAAAATTAAGCACAGACTCCAGACTCCCGAAGCGTCCATCGTGCATGTAAGGTGCTGTTAATTCTGCATTGCGAAGGCTCGGCACTTTAAACTTATAGCGATCGTAACCAAAACCTGTTACGTTTTGGCGTCCGTAATCATTGAGCAGCGGATTAGCCGGCAGTCCGTTATTGCGGTAGGAATTATCAGTAAACAAATCAGTTGCGTGGCACGAAGCACATTTTTGTGCAAAAAGTTCCATGCCCTGCAATTCCTGTACAGACAAACTGCCTCCCGGTTCGTTACGGACATACTTGTCATATCGCGAATTTGCCGACACCATCATAGTCATGAATTGCCCTAATGCTTTTAAGATATTTCCGGATGTAATATCGGCACCATTAAAAGCCTTTTTAAACATCTGCACATAAGTTTTATCTTTCTGCAGCTTAAGCGCTATGTTTTCAAGTGTTTCGTCCATCTCAAGCGGATTATGAATAGGCACTATAGATAGCATCTCTATGTTATCAGATGCTCCATCATAAAAGTATTCGCCCATAAACATAAGGTTTTGTACCGCCGGGGCGTTACGTGTTCCCTCCTGATCGCGTATACCGTGGCTTAACGCATGCCCATGATGGGTAAATGCATAGCCCTGCTCATGGCAAAACGAACATGATACGGTTCCGTCAGCCGAAAGATTGGCATCATAAAACAGTCTCCTTCCTAGTTCAAAACCTTTTTGAGTTGGATGATTTAAGGATAAATCCTGTACCATTGGTGGAAAATTGGCAGGTACTGTAAATACAAGTTGTTCGTTAATTTCCTGGTATTCTTCCTCTTTATTGCATGATAACAATAGTAATGACGATACCATCATTAGAATAATTTTTCTCATATAATGTGATTATAAAGCCTGAAGCCAACCATATCAGCCTTCAGGCTTATTAAAAATTACTCGTGGTGTGAACCTGTACCGTTATGAACGTGGTCTACTTGAAAAAACTTAAGCGAGTTCGCGGCGATATTAATAAGATTCTGACCTCCCATTATAGCCGATGCATTGCCTGTACCATCAAGGTTATCCTGTAAACGTATTTTAGTATCGCCATCCAGTAATACATTAACGTTTGTTTTGATGTGGATACTTGGCTGCTCGTTTTCACGAACCCTTGCCGTAGTTGGCAGATCCAACGTCACTTCTCTGTAGTTATCGGTAGCCGTGTTGCTGCCCTGATGCACCTGGAATTTCTTTGCATCGGTATTGGCTGCCGATGTAAATGTACCTTCAAAACTGATAAACCTGTATCCTGTAGACCATGTCCATGTAAGGTCGTTAGCTGCTGCTAAATCCCAAAAGCTTTGCTGTGCCGTTTCTCCCTGAAGGTAACGTTGTTTGTCTACCCCTATACCCAAACGTACTTTTTTGTAATCGCCTGCAGGTACGTTTTCAAGATGAACCGTGAACAATTTAGCCTCCTGACTGATAACAAAATAGCTCTCTTCTTTAGGATAAACGAATTCTGAACCGTCTTCTTTTATAAATACAACATTGCTTACAATGTAGCTTAAGCGGTTAATGGTTAGCGTTTCGCTATTTGAGTTTGTGTAGCTGCTACCAAGTATAAGCGCATCGCCTGCAACGCCGTTGTCAAAGAAAAGTTCGGCATCGCCTGTTGTACCTTCTACAATTTTAGATGCATCATCATCATTACTACAAGACACAAAAAGGGCTGTTGCAGCCATTACTGCAGCTATATTTTTAAATTGGAATTTCATTTGATTTATTT
This region includes:
- a CDS encoding cytochrome C peroxidase — encoded protein: MRKIILMMVSSLLLLSCNKEEEYQEINEQLVFTVPANFPPMVQDLSLNHPTQKGFELGRRLFYDANLSADGTVSCSFCHEQGYAFTHHGHALSHGIRDQEGTRNAPAVQNLMFMGEYFYDGASDNIEMLSIVPIHNPLEMDETLENIALKLQKDKTYVQMFKKAFNGADITSGNILKALGQFMTMMVSANSRYDKYVRNEPGGSLSVQELQGMELFAQKCASCHATDLFTDNSYRNNGLPANPLLNDYGRQNVTGFGYDRYKFKVPSLRNAELTAPYMHDGRFGSLESVLNFYASGVKDSETLDTLLHQNAVLGIALSADEKTAIIAFIKTLTDEDFIKNPLFYYKT